From one Plasmodium coatneyi strain Hackeri chromosome 9, complete sequence genomic stretch:
- a CDS encoding Kir-like protein, with translation MEELQEDAGPQRTQVEQLPSNVRYYGRFKGNRGTCESDGWPQQMKQKWGSEPSIKEHEDKIIKGLCYVQSMKSSKDASKFCDFFYFWLGEMFWNSSNKASFERIMQKIKEAVKVSQSYHGCNFEPPVNHGQYFTEWKRVYDLSVDCSRMQGGLYESTALFTEVYYNHLEEAVKAYNTVCTNDTREDEAPCKRIEAALGKNEHGKVLQLESETETVSKELAQSLHRRQYQGEKLSVGTTIYKNVCFGFSTTSTGDLTCSTTEEQRRGEAQGRDSGERHHERSHRDPVPAITQVSTITTTEIIDV, from the exons ATGGAAGAACTACAGGAAGATGCAGGACCGCAA AGAACGCAAGTAGAACAATTACCATCAAATGTACGATACTACGGTAGATTCAAAGGTAACAGGGGCACTTGTGAATCTGACGGATGGCCACAACAAATGAAGCAGAAATGGGGGTCAGAGCCGAGTATTAAGGAACATGAGgacaaaattataaagggGTTATGTTATGTTCAAAGTATGAAGAGCAGTAAGGACGCTAGCAAATTCTGcgatttcttctatttctggTTGGGCGAGATGTTCTGGAATAGCTCAAATAAAGCATCATTCGAAagaattatgcaaaaaattaaagaagcCGTGAAGGTTAGTCAAAGTTATCATGGGTGCAATTTTGAGCCTCCTGTTAATCATGGACAATATTTCACAGAATGGAAAAGAGTGTATGATCTTTCCGTAGACTGCAGCCGTATGCAGGGTGGGTTGTATGAATCTACGGCCCTTTTTACTGAGGTCTACTACAACCATCTGGAGGAAGCTGTTAAAGCATATAATACAGTCTGCACAAATGATACAAGGGAGGATGAGGCACCCTGTAAAAGAATTGAAGCTgcacttggaaaaaatgaacacggGAAAGTGCTGCAATTAGAGTCTGAAACGGAAACAGTTTCAAAGGAATTGGCACAGTCCTTACATAGGAGGCAATATCAAGGCGAAAAACTTTCGGTTGGTACTACAATATACAAGAATGTATGCTTCGGATTTAGTACTACTTCTACAGGGGATTTAACATGTTCCACCACGGAGGAGCAGCGTAGAGGTGAAGCACAAGGACGAGACAGTGGAGAACGTCACCACGAACGGAGTCATAGGGATCCTGTTCCTGCCATTACCCAGGTCAGtacaataacaacaacagaaataATAGATGTTTaa